From one Marmota flaviventris isolate mMarFla1 chromosome 1, mMarFla1.hap1, whole genome shotgun sequence genomic stretch:
- the Sema3g gene encoding semaphorin-3G, whose protein sequence is MAPLAWAICCFLGGLLISGGSPSVPRLRLSYRDLLSANRSAIFLGPRGSLDLQSMYLDEYRDRLFLGGRDALYSLRLDQAWPDPREVLWPPQPGQREECVRKGRDPLMECANFVRVLQPHNRTHLLACGTGAFQPTCALITVGHRGEHVLHLEPSSVESGRGRCPHEPSRPFASTFVGGELYTGLTADFLGREAMIFRSGGPRPALRSDSDQNLLHEPRFVMATRIPDNSDQDNDKVYFFFSETLPSPDGGPGRVTVSRVGRVCVNDAGGQRVLVNKWSTFLKARLVCSVPGPGGAETHFDQLEDVFLLWPKAGRSLEVYALFSTVSAVFQGFAVCVYHMADIWEVFNGPFAHRDGPQHQWGPYGGKVPFPRPGVCPSKMTAQPGRPFGSTKDYPDEVLQFARAHPLMFWPVRPRRGRPVLIKTNLAQRLSQIVVDRVEAEDGTYDVIFLGTDSGSVLKLIVLQTGGSEEPEEVVLEELQVFKVPTPITEMEISVKRQMLYVGSQLGVAQLRLHQCETYGSACAECCLARDPYCAWDGTSCTRYRPSPGKRRFRRQDIRHGNPALQCLGHGQNEEASGLVTTRIYGTEHNSTFLECLPKSPQAAVRWFLQRPEDEGADQVKTDERVLQMEQGLLFRRLSRLDAGTYTCTTLEHGFSQTVVRLTLEVIAATQLDSLFPRKPTLEEPPARGGLASTLPKAWYKDILQLTGFANLPRVDEYCERVWCPGTGERSGSFRSRGKQAKGKSWAGLELGKKVKSRMQVERNRTPREVETT, encoded by the exons CCCCGCCTGCGACTCTCCTACCGAG ACCTCCTGTCTGCCAACCGCTCTGCCATCTTTCTGGGCCCCCGAGGCTCTCTGGACCTCCAGTCCATGTACCTGGATGAGTACCGGGACCGCCTCTTTCTGGGGGGACGTGATGCCCTTTACTCTCTGCGCCTAGACCAGGCATGGCCAGATCCTCGGGAG GTCCTGTGGCCGCCCCAGCCAGGCCAGAGGGAGGAATGTGTTCGAAAGGGAAGAGATCCTCTG ATGGAGTGTGCCAACTTTGTGCGGGTGCTGCAGCCCCACAACCGGACCCACCTGTTGGCATGTGGCACCGGGGCCTTCCAGCCCACTTGTGCCCTCATCACAGTTGGGCATCGTGGGGAG CATGTGCTCCACCTGGAGCCCAGCAGTGTGGAAAGTGGACGGGGGAGATGCCCACATGAGCCCAGCCGCCCCTTTGCCAGCACCTTTGTAG GTGGGGAGCTGTACACAGGCCTCACTGCTGACTTCCTGGGACGCGAGGCCATGATCTTCCGAAGTGGGGGTCCCCGGCCAGCACTGCGTTCTGACTCTGACCAGAACCTTCTGCACG AGCCCCGGTTTGTGATGGCCACACGGATCCCTGACAACTCTGACCAGGATAATGATAAGGTGTACTTCTTCTTTTCGGAGACTCTCCCTTCACCCGATGGTGGCCCAGGGCGTGTCACCGTCAGCCGTGTGGGCCGGGTCTGTGTG AATGATGCTGGTGGCCAGAGGGTGCTGGTGAACAAGTGGAGCACCTTCCTCAAAGCCAGGCTGGTCTGCTCTGTGCCCGGCCCTGGCGGTGCTGAGACCCACTTTGACCAGCTAG AGGACGTGTTCCTGCTGTGGCCCAAGGCAGGGAGAAGCCTGGAGGTGTATGCGCTCTTCAGCACCGTCAG CGCCGTGTTCCAGGGCTTTGCCGTCTGTGTGTATCACATGGCAGATATATGGGAGGTCTTCAATGGGCCTTTTGCCCACCGTGATGGTCCTCAGCACCAATGGGGGCCCTATGGGGGAAAGGTGCCCTTCCCCCGCCCTGGTGTG TGCCCCAGCAAGATGACTGCACAGCCAGGACGACCCTTTGGCAGCACCAAGGACTACCCAGATGAGGTGCTGCAGTTTGCCCGTGCCCACCCACTCATGTTCTGGCCTGTACGGCCTCGGCGTGGCCGCCCTGTCCTCATCAAGACTAATCTGGCCCAGCGGCTGAGCCAGATCGTGGTGGACCGTGTGGAGGCAGAAGATGGGACCTATGATGTCATCTTCCTAGGGACGG ACTCAGGCTCTGTGCTCAAACTCATCGTCCTCCAGACAGGAGGTTCAGAGGAGCCCGAGGAAGTGGTTCTGGAGGAGCTCCAGGTGTTTAAG GTGCCAACACCCATCACTGAAATGGAGATCTCTGTCAAAAGG CAAATGCTGTATGTGGGCTCTCAGCTGGGCGTGGCTCAGCTGCGACTGCACCAGTGTGAGACCTATGGAAGTGCTTGTGCTGAGTGCTGCCTGGCCCGAGACCCATACTGTGCCTGGGATGGTACCTCCTGTACCCGCTACCGCCCCAGCCCTGGCAAGCGTCGGTTCCGCCGACAGGACATCCGGCATGGCAACCCTGCCCTACAATGCTTGGGTCACGGCCAGAATG AGGAAGCTTCAGGACTGGTGACCACCAGGATCTATGGCACAGAGCACAATAGCACCTTCCTGGAGTGCCTGCCCAAGTCTCCCCAGGCTGCTGTGCGCTGGTTCTTGCAGAGGCCAGAGGATGAGGGAGCTGACCAG GTAAAGACAGATGAGCGGGTCCTGCAAATGGAGCAGGGGCTGCTGTTCCGCAGGCTCAGTCGCCTCGATGCCGGTACCTACACCTGCACAACGCTAGAGCATGGCTTCTCCCAGACTGTGGTCCGTCTGACTCTGGAGGTGATTGCCGCTACTCAGCTGGACAGTCTGTTCCCTCGGAAGCCAACACTGGAGGAGCCCCCTGCCAGGGGAGGCCTGGCCTCTACCCTACCCAAGGCTTGGTATAAGGACATTCTGCAGCTCACTGGCTTCGCTAACCTGCCCCGGGTGGATGAGTACTGTGAGCGTGTGTGGTGTCCAGGCACTGGGGAGCGCTCAGGCTCCTTCCGGAGCCGGGGGAAGCAGGCCAAAGGCAAGAGCTGGGCAGGTCTGGAGTTGGGCAAGAAAGTGAAGAGCCGGATGCAGGTTGAGCGCAACCGAACGCCACGGGAGGTGGAAACCACGTAG
- the Bap1 gene encoding ubiquitin carboxyl-terminal hydrolase BAP1 isoform X1: MNKGWLELESDPGLFTLLVEDFGVKGVQVEEIYDLQSKCQGPVYGFIFLFKWIEERRSRRKVSTLVDDTSVIDDEIVNNMFFAHQLIPNSCATHALLSVLLNCSNVDLGPTLSRMKDFTKGFSPESKGYAIGNAPELAKAHNSHARPEPRHLPEKQNGLSAVRTMEAFHFVSYVPITGRLFELDGLKVYPIDHGPWGEDEEWTDKARRVIMERIGLATAGEPYHDIRFNLMAVVPDRRIKYEARLHVLKVNRQTVLEALQQLIRVTQPELIQTHKSQESQLPEESKPASSKSPLVLEAGRAPAVSEGIHTDGAEEVAGSCPQAPTHSPPSKPKLVVKPPGSSLNGVPPNPTPIVQRLPAFLDNHNYAKSPMQEEEDLAAGVGRSRVPVRPPQQYSDDEDDYEDDEEEDVQNTNSAIRYKRKGTGKPGSLSNSADGQLSVLQPNTINVLAEKLKESQKDLSIPLSIKTSSGAGSPAVAVPTHSQPSPTPSNESTDTASEIGSAFNSPLRSPIRSANPTRPSSPVTSHISKVLFGEDDSLLRVDCIRYNRAVRDLGPVISTGLLHLAEDGVLSPLALTESGKGSSPSIRPSQGNQGSSSPEEKEVVEATDSREKTGLVRPGEPLSGEKYSPKELLALLKCVEAEIANYEACLKEEVEKRKKFKIDDQRRTHNYDEFICTFISMLAQEGMLANLVEQNISVRRRQGVSIGRLHKQRKPDRRKRSRPYKAKRQ, from the exons ATGAATAAGGGCTGGCTGGAGCTGGAGAGCGACCCGG GCCTCTTCACCCTCCTGGTGGAAGATTTCG GAGTCAAAGGGGTGCAAGTGGAGGAAATCTATGACCTTCAAAGCAAATGTCAGGG CCCTGTATATGGATTCATCTTCCTATTCAAATGGATCGAAGAGCGCAGGTCCCGTCGCAAGGTCTCCACCTTGGTGGATGATACGTCCGTGATTGATGACGAAATTGTGAATAACATGTTCTTTGCCCATCAG CTGATCCCCAACTCTTGTGCCACTCATGCCTTGCTGAGTGTGCTCCTCAACTGCAGCAACGTGGACCTTGGGCCCACCCTGAGTCGCATGAAGGATTTCACCAAAGGCTTTAGCCCTGAG AGCAAAGGATATGCAATTGGCAATGCCCCAGAATTGGCCAAAGCACATAATAGCCATGCCAG GCCTGAGCCACGTCACCTCCCTGAGAAGCAGAATGGCCTTAGTGCAGTGCGTACCATGGAGGCGTTCCACTTTGTCAGCTATGTGCCTATCACAGGCCGGCTCTTTGAGCTGGATGGGCTGAAGGTCTACCCCATTGACCATG GGCCCTGGGGAGAGGATGAGGAGTGGACAGACAAGGCCCGGAGGGTCATCATGGAGCGTATTGGCCTCGCCACTGCAGG GGAGCCCTACCACGACATCCGCTTCAACCTGATGGCAGTGGTGCCCGACCGCAGGATCAAGTATGAGGCCAGGCTGCATGTGCTGAAGGTGAACCGTCAGACAGTACTGGAGGCCCTGCAGCAG TTGATTAGAGTAACACAGCCAGAGTTGATTCAGACCCACAAGTCTCAAGAGTCACAGCTTCCTGAAGAATCCAAGCCAGCCAGCAGCAAGTCCCCCCTCGTGCTGGAGGCAGGCAGGGCCCCAGCAGTCTCTGAGGGCATCCACACAG ACGGTGCAGAGGAGGTGGCTGGTTCATGCCCACAAGCTCCGACCCACAGTCCTCCCAGCAAACCCAAGCTGGTGGTGAAGCCTCCAGGGAGCAGCCTCAATGGGgttccccccaaccccacccccatTGTCCAGCGGCTGCCAGCCTTTCTAGACAATCACAACTATGCCAAGTCCCCCATGCAG GAGGAAGAGGACCTGGCAGCAGGTGTGGGCCGCAGTCGAGTTCCAGTTCGCCCTCCCCAGCAGTACTCTGATGATGAGGATGACTATgaggatgatgaggaggaggatgtGCAGAACACCAACTCTGCCATCAG ATACAAGCGGAAAGGGACAGGGAAGCCAGGGTCATTGAGCAATTCTGCCGATGGGCAGCTATCGGTGCTGCAGCCCAACACCATCAATGTCTTAGCTGAGAAGCTCAAAGAGTCCCAGAAAGACCTCTCAATTCCTCTGTCCATCAAGACTAGCAGCGGGGCTGGGAGTCCAGCCGTGGCAGTGCCCACACACTCGCAGCCCTCACCTACACCCAGCAATGAGAGCACGGACACAGCCTCTGAGATCGGTAGTGCTTTCAACTCACCTCTGCGCTCGCCCATTCGCTCAGCCAACCCGACACGGCCCTCTAGCCCTGTCACTTCCCACATCTCCAAGGTGCTTTTTGGGGAGGATGACAGTTTGCTGCGTGTTGACTGCATACGCTACAACCGAGCTGTCCGTGACCTGGGTCCTGTCATCAGCACGGGCCTGCTGCACCTTGCTGAGGATGGTGTGCTGAGTCCCTTGGCACTGACAG AGAGTGGGAAGGGTTCCTCACCCTCTATCAGACCGAGCCAAGGCAACCAGGGGTCCAGCAGCCCAGAGGAGAAGGAGGTGGTGGAAGCCACGGACAGCAGGGAGAAGACTGGGCTGGTCAGACCCGGCGAGCCCTTAAGTGGGGAGAAGTACTCACCCAAG GAGCTCCTAGCACTGCTCAAATGTGTGGAGGCTGAGATCGCAAACTACGAGGCTTGTCTCAAGGAGGAggtagagaagagaaagaagttcaAG ATTGATGACCAGAGAAGGACGCACAACTATGATGAATTCATTTGTACCTTCATCTCCATGCTGGCTCAGGAAG GCATGCTGGCCAATCTGGTGGAGCAGAACATCTCAGTACGGCGGCGCCAAGGGGTCAGCATTGGCCGGCTTCACAAGCAGCGGAAGCCTGATAGGCGGAAACGCTCTCGCCCCTATAAAGCCAAGCGCCAGTGA
- the Phf7 gene encoding PHD finger protein 7: MKTIKEKKKERLRLRKSARTRKVTQRKPSSGPVCRLCFQEPGDPEKLGEFLQKDNLSVHYFCLILSSKLPQRGQSNRGFHGFLPEDIKKEAARASRKICFVCKKKGAAINCQKDHCIRNFHLPCGQERGCLSQFFGEYKSFCGKHRPTQNIQQVNVEEESCVLCCENLSQAIAENIQSPCCSQAIYHRKCIQKYAHTSAKHFFKCPQCNNREEFPQEMLRMGIHIPDRDAAWELEPGAFSELYQRYQHCDAPICLYEQGRDSFQDEGKWRLILCATCGSHGTHRDCSSLRSNSKKWECDECSPSASAIDYRPENSNDIPCCSSTFHPQEHFCRDTSLEENPGPSWTDWPGPSLVEIPESSGGRKNHSWQSKGVRITKRCKKSK, from the exons ATGAAgactataaaagaaaagaagaaggaacgCCTAAGATTGAG GAAATCTGCCAGGACTAGGAAGGTAACCCAGAGGAAACCATCTTCAGGGCCTG TTTGCCGGCTATGCTTTCAAGAACCTGGGGATCCCGAAAAGTTAGGAGAATTCCTTCAGAAAGACAATCTCAGCGTGCATTATTTCTGTCTT ATTCTATCTAGCAAGCTGCCTCAGAGGGGCCAATCCAACAGAGGTTTCCATGGATTCCTGCCTGAAGACATCAAAAAGGAGGCAGCCCGGGCTTCTAGGAAG ATCTGCTTTGTGTGCAAGAAAAAGGGAGCCGCTATCAACTGCCAGAAGGATCACTGCATCCGAAACTTCCATCTGCCTTGTGGCCAAGAAAGGGGTTGCCTTTCACAATTTTTTGGAGAGTACAA ATCATTTTGTGGAAAACATCGGCCAACACAGAACATCCAACAGGTGAATGTGGAAGAGGAAAGCTGTGTCTTGTGTTGTGAAAACTTATCCCAAGCCATTGCTGAGAACATCCAGAGCCCGTGTTGTAGTCAAGCTATCTACCACCGCAAGTGCATCCAG AAATATGCTCACACATCAGCAAAACATTTCTTCAAATGTCCTCAGTGTAACAATCGAGAAGAGTTTCCTCAAGAAATGCTAAGAATGGGAATTCATATACCAGACAG AGATGCTGCCTGGGAACTCGAGCCAGGGGCTTTCTCAGAACTGTATCAGCGCTATCAGCATTGTGATGCCCCCATCTGTCTGTACGAACAAGGCAGAGACAGCTTTCAGGACGAAGG GAAGTGGCGCCTCATTCTGTGTGCTACGTGTGGATCCCACGGAACCCATAGGGACTGCTCCTCTCTTAGATCCAACAGCAAGAAATGGGAGTGTGATGAGTGTTCACCTTCTGCTTCAGCCATAG ACTACAGACCTGAAAACTCAAATGATATTCCCTGCTGCAGCAGCACCTTCCACCCTCAGGAGCATTTCTGCAGAGACACCAGCCTGGAAGAGAATCCAGGCCCTTCTTGGACTGATTGGCCAGGACCTTCCTTAGTAGAAATTCCAGAGTCCTCTGGTGGCAGGAAGAACCACTCCTGGCAGTCCAAGGGTGTCAGAATCACTAAGAGGTGCAAAAAGTCCAAGTAA
- the Bap1 gene encoding ubiquitin carboxyl-terminal hydrolase BAP1 isoform X2 encodes MNKGWLELESDPGLFTLLVEDFGVKGVQVEEIYDLQSKCQGPVYGFIFLFKWIEERRSRRKVSTLVDDTSVIDDEIVNNMFFAHQLIPNSCATHALLSVLLNCSNVDLGPTLSRMKDFTKGFSPESKGYAIGNAPELAKAHNSHARPEPRHLPEKQNGLSAVRTMEAFHFVSYVPITGRLFELDGLKVYPIDHGPWGEDEEWTDKARRVIMERIGLATAGIKYEARLHVLKVNRQTVLEALQQLIRVTQPELIQTHKSQESQLPEESKPASSKSPLVLEAGRAPAVSEGIHTDGAEEVAGSCPQAPTHSPPSKPKLVVKPPGSSLNGVPPNPTPIVQRLPAFLDNHNYAKSPMQEEEDLAAGVGRSRVPVRPPQQYSDDEDDYEDDEEEDVQNTNSAIRYKRKGTGKPGSLSNSADGQLSVLQPNTINVLAEKLKESQKDLSIPLSIKTSSGAGSPAVAVPTHSQPSPTPSNESTDTASEIGSAFNSPLRSPIRSANPTRPSSPVTSHISKVLFGEDDSLLRVDCIRYNRAVRDLGPVISTGLLHLAEDGVLSPLALTESGKGSSPSIRPSQGNQGSSSPEEKEVVEATDSREKTGLVRPGEPLSGEKYSPKELLALLKCVEAEIANYEACLKEEVEKRKKFKIDDQRRTHNYDEFICTFISMLAQEGMLANLVEQNISVRRRQGVSIGRLHKQRKPDRRKRSRPYKAKRQ; translated from the exons ATGAATAAGGGCTGGCTGGAGCTGGAGAGCGACCCGG GCCTCTTCACCCTCCTGGTGGAAGATTTCG GAGTCAAAGGGGTGCAAGTGGAGGAAATCTATGACCTTCAAAGCAAATGTCAGGG CCCTGTATATGGATTCATCTTCCTATTCAAATGGATCGAAGAGCGCAGGTCCCGTCGCAAGGTCTCCACCTTGGTGGATGATACGTCCGTGATTGATGACGAAATTGTGAATAACATGTTCTTTGCCCATCAG CTGATCCCCAACTCTTGTGCCACTCATGCCTTGCTGAGTGTGCTCCTCAACTGCAGCAACGTGGACCTTGGGCCCACCCTGAGTCGCATGAAGGATTTCACCAAAGGCTTTAGCCCTGAG AGCAAAGGATATGCAATTGGCAATGCCCCAGAATTGGCCAAAGCACATAATAGCCATGCCAG GCCTGAGCCACGTCACCTCCCTGAGAAGCAGAATGGCCTTAGTGCAGTGCGTACCATGGAGGCGTTCCACTTTGTCAGCTATGTGCCTATCACAGGCCGGCTCTTTGAGCTGGATGGGCTGAAGGTCTACCCCATTGACCATG GGCCCTGGGGAGAGGATGAGGAGTGGACAGACAAGGCCCGGAGGGTCATCATGGAGCGTATTGGCCTCGCCACTGCAGG GATCAAGTATGAGGCCAGGCTGCATGTGCTGAAGGTGAACCGTCAGACAGTACTGGAGGCCCTGCAGCAG TTGATTAGAGTAACACAGCCAGAGTTGATTCAGACCCACAAGTCTCAAGAGTCACAGCTTCCTGAAGAATCCAAGCCAGCCAGCAGCAAGTCCCCCCTCGTGCTGGAGGCAGGCAGGGCCCCAGCAGTCTCTGAGGGCATCCACACAG ACGGTGCAGAGGAGGTGGCTGGTTCATGCCCACAAGCTCCGACCCACAGTCCTCCCAGCAAACCCAAGCTGGTGGTGAAGCCTCCAGGGAGCAGCCTCAATGGGgttccccccaaccccacccccatTGTCCAGCGGCTGCCAGCCTTTCTAGACAATCACAACTATGCCAAGTCCCCCATGCAG GAGGAAGAGGACCTGGCAGCAGGTGTGGGCCGCAGTCGAGTTCCAGTTCGCCCTCCCCAGCAGTACTCTGATGATGAGGATGACTATgaggatgatgaggaggaggatgtGCAGAACACCAACTCTGCCATCAG ATACAAGCGGAAAGGGACAGGGAAGCCAGGGTCATTGAGCAATTCTGCCGATGGGCAGCTATCGGTGCTGCAGCCCAACACCATCAATGTCTTAGCTGAGAAGCTCAAAGAGTCCCAGAAAGACCTCTCAATTCCTCTGTCCATCAAGACTAGCAGCGGGGCTGGGAGTCCAGCCGTGGCAGTGCCCACACACTCGCAGCCCTCACCTACACCCAGCAATGAGAGCACGGACACAGCCTCTGAGATCGGTAGTGCTTTCAACTCACCTCTGCGCTCGCCCATTCGCTCAGCCAACCCGACACGGCCCTCTAGCCCTGTCACTTCCCACATCTCCAAGGTGCTTTTTGGGGAGGATGACAGTTTGCTGCGTGTTGACTGCATACGCTACAACCGAGCTGTCCGTGACCTGGGTCCTGTCATCAGCACGGGCCTGCTGCACCTTGCTGAGGATGGTGTGCTGAGTCCCTTGGCACTGACAG AGAGTGGGAAGGGTTCCTCACCCTCTATCAGACCGAGCCAAGGCAACCAGGGGTCCAGCAGCCCAGAGGAGAAGGAGGTGGTGGAAGCCACGGACAGCAGGGAGAAGACTGGGCTGGTCAGACCCGGCGAGCCCTTAAGTGGGGAGAAGTACTCACCCAAG GAGCTCCTAGCACTGCTCAAATGTGTGGAGGCTGAGATCGCAAACTACGAGGCTTGTCTCAAGGAGGAggtagagaagagaaagaagttcaAG ATTGATGACCAGAGAAGGACGCACAACTATGATGAATTCATTTGTACCTTCATCTCCATGCTGGCTCAGGAAG GCATGCTGGCCAATCTGGTGGAGCAGAACATCTCAGTACGGCGGCGCCAAGGGGTCAGCATTGGCCGGCTTCACAAGCAGCGGAAGCCTGATAGGCGGAAACGCTCTCGCCCCTATAAAGCCAAGCGCCAGTGA